The region TCACCACCACGCACCGATGCGATCAGCAAAATCGGGGCGTAACCCCCGAGTTTGAAACGGACAGTGGCTTTCCCCTGATCATCGGTCGTGGTCGAGGCGAGCGATACACCTGCGTATTTCCACATCACCTCCACGCCACCGAGCGGCTGACCGGTAAAGGCCGACACGACGCTGGCCTGTGCCTCGACCTCTTCTCCCGGATAACCCTCGGCAGTGGCAGTGGTCAAGGCTGCGATCTCACGCGGTTCATTGACCACAACCGCCAGTGAAACCGACTCTGAATACGCATCGTCGCCCACAGTCACCGTCAACTCACCAGAGCCAGCGGTGATCGGTTTGAAGGACACCTTCGCCACACCATAAAAGTCGGTCGCGCTGGTGACTACACCCAAGTCAGGGCTTTGCCAGGTCACCGTGATTCCTGCCAGGGGCTTGCCGCTGATAGTCGAAACCACCGTCACCTGCTCGTACAGTTCCTGCCCCCAGTCGAGCGTCTGTTGAGTACGGCTTCCAATCAGAATATTCAACACCTGTGAGCCGGTGCCCAGTGACATGGCATTGGCCGGTGACAACCGAGCGAGCCGTTTGGCGGCCAGACGCAAGGCAAATGCACCGTCCTTCACATCGCCGACCACAAAGCCGTAGTCCAGGCCGTAGCTGTAAAACGGCCGCGCGGTTCCGAGTGCATTCATCGGCTCAAAACGAATGCCCAGTTCCTCCGGCCCGGTGCCGGTCAATCCCAGCACCAGCGCCTGATCGAACAAAGGACTGTTGTCCGCTGCCATGATTTTGATCAGGTGATTGCCTTTGCGGCGCGGGAAGTACGTTTTCTTGCCCCAGGGTTCTGGCGGCAAACCATCAAAGCTGACCGTCACCCCTTCCCATGGATCGCTCGCAAGCACCGTGACCATCATTGAGCTTTTTTCTTCATAGCCGTCGTAAGGACTGACGAGCACCGCTTCTATTACCTGCTGGCGCGCGACCGTCGGCGCAAAGGCGAAACCGGACCACCCTTCGGCGTCGGTTTTTACCTCGCCGGATTGTTCTCCAGCCAGCCATTTCACCGGGACCTGCCCAACCGCGCGCTCGGTGAAACGGGAAAACACCCGCACCCAGGTCCAGGCCGATTCCTGGCCCACCACCGGATCCACCGCGGCCTCGTGCCACGCCTCGATCCTGACTTTGTTGTGCGCCAGGATCATCCCGTTAGCGGCCGCTGTCAGAGTTAACTGTGGCAGGTCCAGCGCCAGGGCAAAGGAGCCCGGTGCCGGGCTGGCGCTGAAATCCAGGGACCAGAGCGCGCCGCCATCGCCGATTATTTGGGACTGCGCCAAGGGCGGACTCACGCTCGCGCCCAATTGTTCGGGCGAAGGTCCGGTCCAAGACAACGTCGTCGACAGCCCCACCAACGGGCTCAGTGCATGGGGCAAAAGACGGAAAGAGTGCGTCGCCCCCAGGCACGGATAGAGCGTCTGGTCACCGAGCGCCGCGGACACCTGATCAAGGCTCAGGCTCAACTCCTCCGCCAGGTCAGGAGCGATCAGACGCCCGAACATTTCCCGATCCGACGTCAGCCGTGGGCTGCTCAATTTCAGTTCGAACAGGCTGCTGTGACTGGTCCCCAGAACAGACGTCAACGTCCACTCCAGCCCCGCAGCGGTGAGGTTTCTGGGCATTCCGATGTCGCTCGCTACCAGCCCGATGGCCGGTGCCGTTGCGCGCCAGTTCAGCGTCACAGGTTGTCCGATCAAGGTACTGCCTGACAGCGGCTCGATTTTCAATTGATGGGATTGGCCACGCCAGCAGAGCACGCCAAGCACCGCCCTATCGACCTCGACGTTATCCAGCACAATCCTGACCTCGCTCTGCCACGCACTGGTTGCCAGGGCTTTGACATTAAAGGCATGTTCAGCCGCCGCAGCCTCTTCATGCGCCCGGATACGGGCCGTGACGACCAGATCCCCGGCGCTTTTCGGCGTATACAACAAACTGGCCCACCCACCGGCCCCGGTGGTGACCGTCGGCAGCAGGCCCTCAGGGGTGACCCAGTCAACCAACGCATTGACCACGGGATCGCCTTCGCCGCTGACCAACATATGCACCACCTGAATCCGCAGCAGCACGCTTTCGTTTTCATCCAACACCGGATACTTGTTGGCCTCGCGCACCTCGCCGATACGCACCAGATTGCGCGCCAGGGACATGGCTTTTTTCGGCGACGGCAACAACAATTTCGAGCAGACCAGCGACAGTTCGAACCGACCGTCGAGCCGATCCTCGCTGGTCAGCGTCCAGAGCAGTTCGCGGCCAGCGACCGGCACCGGCGACTCAAGTGCCGGGCTGACGGCAACGCCCAGTTGTTCGGCGGAATCGCCACTCCAACGCAGCTGCATCTCGCTACCCGCCAACGCATGATCGGCCGGCAATCTCACCTGAACCGGATAGCCGCTGCCGCGATTGGGGTAGCCGGTCTTCTCCTCCCAAGGCGTCTGCGTGCCCTCGACCACGGCCAGCAGCGTCTTCCAGGGGTCGGTCGCCAGCACCCGCACCGGCAGCGTGGTTGAAACAACGCCGCTGGCGTAATAAAGGCTCTCGACCGTTGCTTCGATGGCGAAGTCCCCCGCAACCGTCGGCACATACTCGAAGTACGCCCAGCCATCCTCATCAGTCAGGCCCGCGCTGTTGACACCCTGGCCGGGCACCGTCCAGGTCACCGTGCGCGCATCGAGTGCCTGGCCGGTGTAGTACGACGCCACCTGAACCCCCAGGCGCACGGATTGACGGTATTCCAGTACCGGGTAATAGGCGGCCTCCAGCTCACTACGCAACACCAGCCGATGATGACCCAGCGATACCGGGATCAAGTAAGGCTCGGCGGTGTACTGGTTGAGCAGTTGCATCGTGAACTCATGGGGGCCTTCGTCATCGAACCACGGCGTTTCAAGCGTCCATGACGATTCCAGCGGCTGATCGACGCCCCAGTCCGGGGCAGCGACGATGGAGCCCAGCGGATTGTCGTCGACGGTCAAAGACGCTTGGGTGCCTAGCCAGGAATGGCCCGACACCGGCACGAACATCAGACTATGCGGCTTGAGGATGGGCGCCCCCAGGCACAAAGGCAGGACACCACCGGCTGGCAGCAATTCGTCATCCAGCTTCAGCGTCTGCAACTCCATCGGCGGCAGGTGCAGGGCCAGGTGGATTCTAGCGATGCAGACAGCTGCATCGGCGGCTCCCCCTGTCGGGCTGAACACCCTTACACGGATCGAGCCCTGGCTTTGCAGCGGCAGATCCAGCTGGACTTCGTACTTGATCGGCACAAACGCCAGCGGCTGCCCCTGCTCCAGACGCGCCCGGTCCTCTTGCTCGCTGCGTGCCCCGCCGAGCAGCAAAGGAATGTCCTGATTTTTATCCGTCTGGTCAACCATCTCTACCAGCACTCGCCCCATCCCGCTGTAACGCACTTCGCAGAGAAAGCTGAGCACATAGCGTGCGTTGGTATCCAACGCCTTGGGCACAACGATCACCTGACTGATCGAAGCGCCACTGCCAACCCTGAGATAACGGGTCATCTCCCCCTGATAGAACTCATCGAACTGCCCAATATCGCGCGCGGTGGATGGATGCCGGGTCCAGTTGTCGGTGGCCTGGCTGAAATCACCATTGACCACTAAATTCTGATGGGCCAGGACAACGGGATTATTCATGACGGTGGCCTCCTCTGCCGGCCCGTTTCAGCCCGGAGTTTTCGGCCCTGTTCACCAAGTTTTCCACGGCGAGTCTGAAGCTTGGCTCGCCGCCCTTGGCCGTGTAGCGGATGCGCACAATGACATCGGTCAAAGAATCGAGCATCGCGCTTTGCGCCGCTTTTTTCGGCCAGGGGAAATTCAATTGCCAGCGCGAGACAGCCCCCGTGTTCTCGAACGGGTTGAGCAAGCCTTCATCAGGCTTGATCGCCGACATGCCGTTGTCGGCAATGCCTACCGACAGCCCGATCTGCTGCCCGCTGCGCAGGTTGAACTGCACATCGGCCGGAGCCACGGTTTCATCAGGCCAGAGCAAGTACTCGACCGAATGCGCCGACGCCCTAGTGGCGGTCGTGCTGCCGATCTGCTGCAAGGTCGCGCGCACATCCTCATAGGGCCCGACCAGCACCGGCAGATCGACCTCGACCGAATTGATCAACCGGCAGTAGTCGCCGGGGTGTTCGCGATCAAACAGCAACTGCGTGAGCTTGAACTCCAGAACACCGGAGCCTTGCAACCAGTCCAGCGCCGCGTGCCAGTCGGCATGCACCGCTTGTGGATCGCTGGCGTCGTCGAACAAGCGCCGCAGGGAAACGGTCTTGACCCGGTCCAGCCGGCGTTCATGGCTCTGCAAGTGCCTGCGTTCCATGCGTAACAGGTATTCGCGCAAGTGTTCGCCGGCTGTCAGGCCATAACGGTTGTCGAGCCACACCTGAGGCAAGGCAGGCACTGAATCGTACTCGCCGGTTTCCGCGCTCAAGGACGACTGGGCATTCAGGCACAGGCTCAGCACCGCATCGTATGCCTGGTAGTGCAAGGCCTTGAGCTGGCCCAGCAGCCAGCCGAATAGCTCGGCATTGGTCGCGCGTTTTTTCATGAAGTTGTACACCGTCAGCGCCTGGGCGTTGCCGCGCAGGGTCTGATCAAGACTGGCCCTGGCCGCGTCTACCGCGATCCGCTGCGCAGCAATTTGCTCATCGATGGCCAGCGTCTCCGCCATGGCCTGGTTACGTTGCAGCTCCCATTCGCGACGGCGCAGGCGATAGGTTTCGGTGACCGCTTGTTTATCGGCATCTATCTGCACCGCAGCCGAAGCGAGTTCAAGACCATTCCCCACGGCGTAGGCAATGGAGCCGGGGCGGTGGCCACCATTGGCCAAGCCAAAGATGTTCGGGACGGAGTCGATCGCCGCCCCCACCGCCTGCAGCGCAGTCGATGCCACGTGCAGTTTCTTGGCGACTTGCAGATTTTCCATGACCTCATATTCCACCGCGCTGACGTTTTCCTCATACCAACGGGCATAGGTGTCGGCGCGCTCGCGCGCCGTGGCACGGCTTTGAATAAGCGACGTCACATTCGCTTCCAGCTGGGCAATGCTCTGCTCCTGGACCGCTCGGGCGTAATCACCCAGTTCCACCAGGTGGCTCTGTTGAGTTTCCTCCTGCTCGGCCCGATCTCGCTGTTCCAGCAGGCGCAACACTTGGCTGCCATAGTCTTGCAACGCCTGCACCGAGCGCATCGCAATATCGAAGACCACCCGCCAATGAAAGGCGCCCACCACCAGGCGCCCTCCCATAGACCGTGGCCCACCGACGCCGCCGGCCGCCAAGTCACGCAACAATTGGTTCGGATTGGTCGGCGGGCTGAACAGTGGAATATCCAGCGGCTTGCCATCCAGGGTCAGGTTGTTGCGCAGGTTATTCAGACGTCGGCCTGGCAGGTCGAACAGGTCGAGCAATTGCCCATTGATCGGCAACTTGAACGGCTCGTTGGCCAACAGGCCGAGCAAGGGTGCCGCCTGCGCTGAAGGCGGAATATCAGCCAGAGCAAATTCAAGGTTTTTTTCGAACTGCTCCAGCGCCGGGCGCGTACTGCTCATCGTCAGCAGTTGGCCGACCGTTGTGGTCTCCCAATCGGTCACCGCCCGAGCCACCGGAGGCTTGCCCATCAGGAACTCAGCCTGCACGTAACACAGTTTGGCCGCCACTAGATTGTCCCGGGTGAGCTGGCGGTAGTACCAGTCGCCCCAAGCGATCAGATTTTTCACATACTCGATGAACACCAGAATCCGCAAGTGCCGGGGCGCCGAGTAGCCGATGGCATCCGGGTCAATTGGCAATTGGGATTCACACCCCAGGTTGCCGTCGCTGACCAGCGGCCGGCAGCGCCAGTAAGCCGGTTTGGATGGAATGGAAGCCTCGTTCGCCGGGGCACGCGGGTCGAACAGGTAATGCAGCCAGTTCTGCGCATCCTGATACCGATCCTCAGCCCGCAGGCGTATCGCGACCAGATGCGGCAGGTGAAACGACAGTTCCCAGAAATACAAACCGTTGGCACCGTTGTAGGCACCGTTAGGTTCGGCGAGGGCGGCGGAATCGGGCGGCGGTTCCATCAGGAACTGCGTTTCCCAATCCAGGACCGCCTCCACCGAGACATGGGCACGCTGCACCAGTTCCGGGCCGAACAGTGAATTCAGGCGGGCATGGGCCAATGTGCCGGTCTGTTTGAACGCGATGAATTGCGCGGCGTTAGCGGTGTTTTTTTCCAGGGCTGCCGGTACAAACCGGGGGAGGCCGCTCATTGCCAGGGTAAATTTTGTGGTGCCATAAACCGCGGTCCCTCCCAATGTGAACTGCACATTCGCGGTAAATCCTCCGGCCGTCCGCTCGACCTGCATCCATGGCGTCGCCCAACCGCCGACAGTCGAGCCGACCACCTCGACCACCTGGGGATCGCCACTTGCCGGATTGAGCAACGTCAGCGTGAATGTAGCGGTCGCAGGCACAAGCGCCGTGAGCTTACACATCCCTCTGACCACCAACCGATCCTTGTCGCTGCCGCTGATAAACAACACCTGCAAACCGTAATAGCTCGTCAGTGAGCCTGGTGCAGTGAACTCAGCGGTGACTGTCGGCTGGTTCTGCGCGGACAGCGGATGTTGCACAGTCAAGGCATCGGGGAAGCGATAGAGCGCCAGAAAATCCAGCCAGGTGCCGTTGTCTTCCGGCACCGGGCGCATCAGCACATCGCGCACCACGAACACATTGAGATTCGGGGTCGCGTTGCGCAGCGACACCCCAAGCACGCCTTTGGGATGCCGGTCACCAACCGCGACCGTCGCGATCAAGCGGGCGCTGGCGGACACGTCGCTCTCAAGCTCACTGGCGTGCAAACTCAACGGCGCCGACCATTGGCCGTTCTGGGTCATGAACGCCAGATTGATCTCAAGCCTGTACGGCAGGCGCACAATGGGCTGCCCGTCGACCACCTCGACGGTCCGGTTACGCCACTGCGCCCACACCACACACAAGCGTCCGCCCCAAAACACCGGGCGAATATCCAGCACCGTGTCACCCGTGCCGATATCCACCGGTTGCCACTCCCCCCACGCCACCGGGTTGATGGCGGTGCAGCCCGGCGCCAGTTCGATCTCGGCCTTGCGCCAGAAACACTGGAACGGCGGCACGCGCTGGCGGCCGATGAAGTAATAGTCGGCACGGCTGGGCGTGGTGCCGTCCATATAACCGCTGAGCACGTCCAGGTTGCAGGTCTGCTCGAAGGTTTGCAGGTAATTCTGCAAGGCCCGTTGCACCGAATCACTGTTCAAGCGCGTCTGGTTCAAATCGTTTTCAAGGGTCTTGAACAGGCCGGTCTTGCGCTGGCGTACAAACGGGTTAATGAAGTTCTCCGGGTAAACGCCGATTTGCGCCACCGCCGCCCAGTCCGGGTAGTTGTTGTACAGCTCCCAGAGCTTGAGATCTTTTGGGTCGAATGCCTGCTGTTCATACCCCGGCTCCAATTTTCGGTAAGCCGCATGAATGAATTGCTGGGCGCAACTGGTCGCCTCGGCTACCCAGGAACTCTGCACCGGGTAGCTGTCCAGCGGATCGAGGCGCAGCAGCTCAAACAGATCCCCAGGGGTGCGCAGGAAGTTGAACTTGTCCTGGGCGGGTTTACCGACCTGACCGATGCAGTACTCGACCAGTGCCGAACGACGTTTTTCAAGCAAACCGCCGATGTTGTGCTGTGCCATGTTCCTTGCTCCTGTGCCAGTCGGGCGTGCAACGCTGTCCAGCCGTCGTCATTCGGCGCTGGGGGCGGCAAATGGAATGGGGTCGAACACCACGATAATTTCTGAACTCTCGATGAGTGCCTTGACGGTGAAACGTCCACCGTTGGTGCTGGAGACAAACGCCCGTGCCAGGCCTTCCTGATTGGTGAGTCCCTGTGCGGGTCGAATGGTTGCCGAGCCCGTCGTGCCGCTGAATGGCTCCACACTCCAGCGCACCAATTGGTCTTTGCCAAGGTTGCTGTATCTATCCGTTACGGTGCCGTAAACCTCGACTTCCCGGCCAGCCGGCACCGGCTCTGTCGGCTCCAGGGACTTGGATGCCGGCAGCATCGTCAACGTCTTCACGTCGACGATGACGTTAACGGTCGGGGCGTACTCGGGCTCGATCAGATCCAGCCAGAACAACGGTGCCTCCGTCCCCAGGACCTTGCCCGCGTAGGTCGCATTGGCCAGCCCTTTCTCGTCAGTCCTGGCCGTCGCGATGGTGCCAAGGCTGGCCCGCCAGTACACATCGACGTGTGGAATAACGACGCCGCCGGGGTCCTTGAGCATCACGGTAAAGATGATCTTGCCGGTCGGGCTGTTGGCGATCACCTCGGTGTGGTCCACGGTGCAGGTGATATTAACGATCGACTCGGGCACCTCGTCGTAGTAGGCAAGCGCCGGAACACTGGCCTCAGTAAGACTCAGCAAGGCGCTTTCAGCGGCCAGCCGGTACACATTTTTATCGATGGTCTCCGGCAGATCGCCCAGCCG is a window of Pseudomonas sp. DC1.2 DNA encoding:
- a CDS encoding neuraminidase-like domain-containing protein codes for the protein MAQHNIGGLLEKRRSALVEYCIGQVGKPAQDKFNFLRTPGDLFELLRLDPLDSYPVQSSWVAEATSCAQQFIHAAYRKLEPGYEQQAFDPKDLKLWELYNNYPDWAAVAQIGVYPENFINPFVRQRKTGLFKTLENDLNQTRLNSDSVQRALQNYLQTFEQTCNLDVLSGYMDGTTPSRADYYFIGRQRVPPFQCFWRKAEIELAPGCTAINPVAWGEWQPVDIGTGDTVLDIRPVFWGGRLCVVWAQWRNRTVEVVDGQPIVRLPYRLEINLAFMTQNGQWSAPLSLHASELESDVSASARLIATVAVGDRHPKGVLGVSLRNATPNLNVFVVRDVLMRPVPEDNGTWLDFLALYRFPDALTVQHPLSAQNQPTVTAEFTAPGSLTSYYGLQVLFISGSDKDRLVVRGMCKLTALVPATATFTLTLLNPASGDPQVVEVVGSTVGGWATPWMQVERTAGGFTANVQFTLGGTAVYGTTKFTLAMSGLPRFVPAALEKNTANAAQFIAFKQTGTLAHARLNSLFGPELVQRAHVSVEAVLDWETQFLMEPPPDSAALAEPNGAYNGANGLYFWELSFHLPHLVAIRLRAEDRYQDAQNWLHYLFDPRAPANEASIPSKPAYWRCRPLVSDGNLGCESQLPIDPDAIGYSAPRHLRILVFIEYVKNLIAWGDWYYRQLTRDNLVAAKLCYVQAEFLMGKPPVARAVTDWETTTVGQLLTMSSTRPALEQFEKNLEFALADIPPSAQAAPLLGLLANEPFKLPINGQLLDLFDLPGRRLNNLRNNLTLDGKPLDIPLFSPPTNPNQLLRDLAAGGVGGPRSMGGRLVVGAFHWRVVFDIAMRSVQALQDYGSQVLRLLEQRDRAEQEETQQSHLVELGDYARAVQEQSIAQLEANVTSLIQSRATARERADTYARWYEENVSAVEYEVMENLQVAKKLHVASTALQAVGAAIDSVPNIFGLANGGHRPGSIAYAVGNGLELASAAVQIDADKQAVTETYRLRRREWELQRNQAMAETLAIDEQIAAQRIAVDAARASLDQTLRGNAQALTVYNFMKKRATNAELFGWLLGQLKALHYQAYDAVLSLCLNAQSSLSAETGEYDSVPALPQVWLDNRYGLTAGEHLREYLLRMERRHLQSHERRLDRVKTVSLRRLFDDASDPQAVHADWHAALDWLQGSGVLEFKLTQLLFDREHPGDYCRLINSVEVDLPVLVGPYEDVRATLQQIGSTTATRASAHSVEYLLWPDETVAPADVQFNLRSGQQIGLSVGIADNGMSAIKPDEGLLNPFENTGAVSRWQLNFPWPKKAAQSAMLDSLTDVIVRIRYTAKGGEPSFRLAVENLVNRAENSGLKRAGRGGHRHE